A window of Corallococcus macrosporus DSM 14697 contains these coding sequences:
- the istB gene encoding IS21-like element helper ATPase IstB, with translation MSADIVHARVVEHLQRLRLGHLAERLDALLSEAARGEPSYLAFLDGLLREEVGAKQRKRVSMGITIAHFPAVKTLEDFDFRAQPGVDAKLVRELAQGRFIASAENVLVFGPPGVGKTHLAIGLGRAAVEAGHSVLFTSATTLLAALAKAESEGALRDKLNYFAKPKLLVIDELGYLPFEKRAAHLFFQLVARRYEKGSMLITTNQLVGQWGHVFGDDVLAAAILDRLLHHSHTLLIQGDSYRLRHKRKAGLLTRGTATAQSSTE, from the coding sequence GTGAGCGCCGACATCGTGCACGCGCGCGTCGTGGAGCACCTGCAGCGGCTGCGCCTCGGACACCTCGCCGAGAGACTCGACGCGCTGCTGTCGGAAGCGGCCCGCGGCGAGCCCAGCTACCTGGCCTTCCTCGACGGCTTGCTGCGCGAGGAGGTGGGCGCCAAGCAGAGAAAGCGCGTCAGCATGGGCATCACCATCGCCCACTTCCCGGCCGTCAAGACGCTCGAGGACTTCGACTTTCGGGCGCAGCCTGGCGTGGACGCGAAGCTGGTGCGCGAGCTCGCACAGGGGCGCTTCATCGCGAGCGCGGAGAACGTCCTCGTCTTCGGGCCACCAGGCGTGGGCAAGACGCACCTGGCCATCGGCCTGGGGCGCGCCGCCGTCGAGGCCGGCCACTCCGTCCTCTTCACGTCCGCGACGACGCTGCTCGCCGCGCTCGCCAAGGCCGAGAGTGAGGGGGCCCTGCGCGACAAGCTCAACTACTTCGCCAAGCCCAAGCTGCTCGTCATCGACGAACTGGGCTACCTGCCCTTCGAGAAGCGCGCCGCCCACCTCTTCTTCCAGTTGGTGGCGCGCCGGTACGAGAAGGGCAGCATGCTCATCACCACCAACCAGCTCGTCGGCCAATGGGGCCACGTCTTCGGTGACGACGTGCTGGCGGCAGCCATCCTCGACCGACTGCTGCACCACAGCCACACGCTCCTCATCCAGGGCGACAGCTACCGGCTGCGGCACAAGCGCAAGGCCGGGCTGCTGACGCGCGGCACGGCAACGGCGCAGAGCTCCACCGAGTAG
- a CDS encoding phage portal protein produces MTVPTEVHQAEERLQDILKTVVVGARVDEPASRPGGEEALAFSDAGALQPPYEPEALCLLVEHSNSLRQNVDAYATNIDGFGFRFEPAIDFDADGAREKVADAMALERLSARDAGTLPSGTALRPSDEEVAAHEEEVRQQARVEKARLESFFDFCCFDSSFVELRRRTRHDLEVTGNAYWEVLRDGKGDIARFVYVPSYTVRLLPLDKEAVEVRERVRISAVSFDTVTTRRRLRRYIQVQGSERVYFKSFGDSRVISRLTGRAFPDVAALKAADASDGPATELIHFAIHSPRSPYGIPRWVGTLLSVLGSRQMEEVNYLYFNNKSVPPLALLVSGGRLSDASVPRIERFIEENLKGKANFHKILILEADGSGTGDGGRAKIELRPLTDAQQQDALFQQYDQRNIDKVGSAFRLPPLLRGDGRDFNRSVAEAQLRFAEDQVFQPERDEFDFLLNRKVLADMGVRFWRFRSQTTATRDPERMTEMVERLVRVGVLTPEEGRHLAGDIFHREFRKIGDDWVKRPITLTLAGIQTGVEDLKPQKDRGLLLGEAKRLLGLREELRAEEERLSQGRLALARRYMDTEHVPVPREEFDTWFSGKPT; encoded by the coding sequence GTGACAGTGCCTACGGAAGTCCACCAGGCTGAGGAGCGCCTCCAGGACATCCTCAAGACGGTGGTGGTAGGCGCCCGTGTCGACGAGCCCGCCAGTCGTCCTGGCGGAGAGGAGGCATTGGCCTTCTCCGACGCGGGTGCGCTCCAGCCCCCATATGAGCCGGAAGCGCTCTGCCTCCTCGTCGAGCACTCCAACTCGCTGAGGCAGAACGTCGACGCCTACGCGACGAACATCGACGGCTTCGGCTTCCGCTTCGAGCCCGCCATCGACTTCGACGCCGACGGAGCCCGGGAGAAGGTCGCCGACGCCATGGCCCTGGAGCGTCTGTCCGCGCGTGACGCGGGCACGCTGCCTTCAGGGACGGCCCTGCGCCCCTCGGACGAGGAAGTCGCCGCGCATGAGGAGGAGGTTCGTCAGCAGGCCCGGGTTGAGAAGGCCCGCCTGGAGTCCTTCTTCGATTTTTGCTGCTTCGACTCCAGCTTCGTCGAGCTGCGCCGCCGCACCCGCCACGACCTCGAGGTGACGGGCAACGCGTACTGGGAGGTGCTGCGCGACGGAAAGGGCGACATCGCCCGCTTCGTCTACGTCCCCTCGTACACGGTGCGACTCCTCCCTCTGGATAAGGAGGCCGTCGAAGTGCGCGAGCGCGTGCGCATCTCCGCCGTCAGCTTCGACACCGTCACCACCCGCCGACGCCTGCGCCGCTACATCCAGGTGCAGGGCAGCGAGCGGGTGTACTTCAAGTCCTTCGGGGACTCGCGCGTCATCTCCCGCCTCACGGGCCGCGCCTTCCCGGACGTCGCCGCCCTCAAGGCCGCGGACGCCTCGGACGGCCCCGCCACGGAGCTCATCCACTTCGCGATTCATTCGCCACGCTCTCCCTATGGCATCCCGCGCTGGGTGGGCACCCTTCTGTCCGTCCTCGGCTCCCGGCAGATGGAGGAGGTCAACTACCTCTACTTCAACAACAAGTCCGTCCCGCCCCTGGCGCTGCTCGTCTCAGGAGGACGGCTCTCCGACGCCTCAGTGCCGCGCATCGAGCGCTTCATTGAGGAGAACCTCAAAGGCAAAGCCAACTTCCACAAGATTCTCATTTTGGAGGCCGATGGCTCCGGAACAGGCGACGGGGGCCGCGCGAAGATTGAGCTGCGCCCTCTGACGGACGCGCAGCAGCAGGACGCCCTTTTTCAGCAGTATGACCAACGCAACATCGACAAGGTGGGCAGCGCCTTCCGTCTGCCACCGCTGTTGCGCGGCGACGGGCGTGACTTCAACCGCTCGGTGGCGGAGGCACAGCTCCGCTTCGCCGAGGACCAGGTGTTCCAGCCGGAGCGCGACGAGTTCGACTTCCTCCTCAACCGAAAGGTGCTCGCGGACATGGGCGTGCGCTTCTGGCGCTTTCGCAGCCAGACGACGGCCACGAGAGACCCCGAGCGCATGACGGAGATGGTCGAGCGCCTGGTCCGCGTGGGTGTGCTGACTCCCGAGGAGGGCCGCCACCTGGCCGGCGACATCTTCCACCGCGAGTTCCGCAAGATTGGGGACGACTGGGTGAAGCGCCCCATCACCCTCACGCTGGCGGGCATCCAGACGGGCGTCGAAGACCTGAAGCCCCAAAAGGACAGGGGCTTGCTTTTGGGCGAGGCCAAGCGCCTCTTGGGGCTGCGCGAAGAGCTTCGTGCCGAGGAGGAGCGCCTGTCGCAAGGGCGCCTGGCGCTGGCCCGCCGCTACATGGACACCGAGCACGTCCCTGTCCCCCGCGAAGAGTTCGACACCTGGTTCTCGGGGAAGCCCACATGA
- the istA gene encoding IS21 family transposase, translating into MVEQDVVRQMRVLAEAGWGVKAIAREVGVSRNTVRRYLRHGRAAEVQVRPEARALDAAARERALALWASTAEGNAVVVQALLTQEGHAASVRTVQRAVEGRRQQVRAAQVASVRFDTAPGRQMQVDFGEKKVLLGGVLVKVYLLVAVLSHSRRLFVRAFLNQRGDDWREGIAAAFVHFGGVPLEVLGDNARALVLGRDRDTATVRFHPAYAAFCRDWDVTPRACGPYRARTKGKTESGVKYVKRNALAGRTFESFAGLQAHLAAWMVEADARVHGTTHETPVARFERDEKTALRALPLRALPRREQRLKRRVAHDALVDVDTIRYSVPHRLVREHVEVLVGDADVRIFHGGVEVARHIRGREPHARIIKAEHWQGLWRQQSKEVSGVASAAAPSALNALGRSLADYERAIAGGVKRGAA; encoded by the coding sequence ATGGTCGAGCAGGACGTGGTGCGACAGATGCGCGTGCTGGCGGAGGCCGGCTGGGGCGTAAAGGCCATCGCACGCGAGGTGGGCGTGTCGCGCAACACCGTGCGCCGCTACCTGCGGCACGGGCGGGCGGCCGAGGTGCAGGTGCGCCCCGAGGCGCGGGCACTGGACGCGGCGGCCCGAGAGCGCGCGCTGGCGCTGTGGGCGAGCACGGCGGAGGGCAACGCCGTCGTGGTGCAGGCGCTGCTCACGCAGGAGGGCCACGCGGCGAGCGTGCGCACGGTGCAGCGAGCGGTGGAGGGCAGGCGCCAGCAGGTGCGCGCGGCGCAAGTGGCCAGCGTGCGCTTCGACACCGCGCCGGGGCGGCAGATGCAGGTGGACTTTGGCGAGAAGAAAGTCCTCCTCGGGGGCGTGCTGGTGAAGGTGTACCTGCTGGTGGCGGTGCTGAGCCACTCGCGCCGCCTCTTCGTGCGCGCCTTCCTCAACCAGCGGGGCGACGACTGGCGCGAGGGCATCGCGGCGGCGTTCGTGCACTTCGGTGGTGTGCCGTTGGAGGTGCTGGGCGACAACGCGCGTGCTCTCGTCCTCGGGCGCGACAGGGACACCGCGACGGTGCGCTTCCACCCGGCCTACGCCGCCTTTTGCCGCGACTGGGACGTCACCCCTCGCGCCTGCGGGCCATACCGCGCACGCACCAAAGGCAAGACGGAGTCGGGGGTGAAGTACGTCAAGCGCAACGCGCTCGCCGGACGCACCTTCGAGTCCTTCGCCGGGCTGCAGGCGCACCTGGCCGCATGGATGGTCGAGGCGGATGCCCGGGTGCATGGCACGACGCACGAGACGCCCGTGGCCCGCTTTGAGCGCGACGAGAAGACGGCGCTGCGTGCGCTGCCGCTGCGCGCGCTGCCACGGCGCGAGCAGCGTCTGAAACGGCGGGTGGCCCACGACGCCCTCGTCGACGTGGACACCATTCGCTACAGCGTGCCGCACCGGCTCGTACGCGAGCACGTGGAGGTCCTCGTCGGCGACGCCGACGTGCGCATCTTCCACGGCGGAGTCGAGGTGGCTCGGCACATACGCGGCCGCGAGCCGCACGCGCGCATCATCAAGGCCGAGCACTGGCAGGGCCTGTGGCGACAGCAGTCCAAGGAGGTTTCGGGGGTGGCGAGCGCTGCCGCACCCTCGGCATTGAATGCGCTGGGCCGCAGCCTCGCGGACTACGAGAGGGCCATCGCGGGCGGCGTGAAGCGAGGTGCCGCGTGA
- a CDS encoding helix-turn-helix domain-containing protein codes for MILGTPGFIGSRLVEARLERGIPVRALAERVEISVPAIYGYEKGASSPRADVLRRLCDALDVPERYFLMPVEEQPGSAVFYRAQRSTSVAACNAAEAKLSWLHRLGTVVGQFVDLPSMSLPDFAIPRDPLALSDGEVERFAVETRRYWGLGQGPISNMVALLEKHGVLLARAQVDADALDGLSQFFPDHAVGLLAANKESGPRSRFDVAHELGHLVLHRGVEQSRLNKPSEWRAFENQAHRFAAALLFPPEAFRHEVKSFTLDGFFELKMRWKVSVRMMMMQAQRLGFLSDDAMTRLHINYARRGYKRSEPLDEQLPPEQPRLIRRAIELWVAERGFEEVCAHLPFANRDIVTLTGVPRGVLTGESAQVLRLVPASTAAENAPGPQDTPPGGGTVTPLRRL; via the coding sequence ATGATTCTAGGTACTCCAGGCTTCATTGGCTCACGCTTGGTGGAGGCGCGCCTTGAGCGCGGTATCCCCGTGCGCGCGCTCGCCGAGCGTGTTGAGATCAGTGTGCCTGCTATCTATGGTTATGAGAAAGGCGCCTCTAGTCCTCGAGCCGATGTGTTGCGGCGGTTGTGCGACGCGCTCGATGTGCCTGAACGCTACTTTCTCATGCCCGTGGAGGAACAACCTGGAAGCGCGGTCTTCTACCGCGCACAGCGCTCGACAAGTGTTGCTGCCTGCAATGCCGCAGAGGCAAAGCTAAGCTGGCTACACCGGCTCGGAACTGTAGTTGGCCAGTTTGTCGATCTGCCTTCCATGAGTTTGCCGGACTTTGCGATTCCAAGGGATCCGCTTGCTCTCTCGGATGGTGAAGTAGAGCGATTTGCGGTCGAAACGCGGCGCTACTGGGGGTTGGGACAAGGGCCAATTAGCAACATGGTTGCGTTGCTGGAGAAGCATGGCGTTCTGTTGGCGCGGGCCCAGGTTGATGCAGATGCTTTGGATGGTTTGTCTCAGTTCTTCCCAGATCACGCTGTAGGTCTGCTGGCTGCTAACAAAGAATCGGGACCGCGTTCGCGCTTCGATGTTGCGCATGAACTCGGTCACCTTGTGCTTCATCGAGGAGTTGAACAGTCGCGACTCAATAAGCCAAGTGAGTGGCGTGCCTTTGAGAATCAAGCTCATCGATTTGCTGCGGCCTTGCTGTTTCCCCCAGAGGCATTTCGACACGAGGTGAAGTCATTCACTCTGGATGGTTTTTTTGAGTTGAAGATGCGCTGGAAGGTCTCTGTGCGGATGATGATGATGCAGGCCCAGAGATTGGGATTTTTGAGCGACGACGCGATGACTCGGCTTCACATCAACTACGCTCGCAGGGGCTATAAGCGGAGTGAACCCCTGGACGAGCAGCTTCCGCCGGAACAGCCGCGGTTGATTCGCCGTGCGATTGAGCTGTGGGTTGCAGAGCGAGGATTCGAGGAGGTGTGTGCGCATTTGCCCTTCGCAAACCGCGACATCGTTACCTTGACGGGCGTTCCTCGTGGAGTGCTTACAGGGGAGAGCGCACAGGTTCTAAGACTGGTTCCTGCCTCTACGGCTGCTGAAAACGCGCCTGGGCCGCAGGACACCCCGCCAGGAGGAGGAACGGTTACACCGCTTCGACGCTTGTGA
- a CDS encoding DUF3800 domain-containing protein produces the protein MNVNLYCDESGNGGPNYFDLEQPVHVLAGLLVPDDARGKLVGFIQKVRNEYPQGKETKGKTLLKSPRGRRVLADFIDDVASVGCGFTFVVAERRYCAAAKIVETFFDPGHNPSAEWLPTNANVARKKLAEIIQALPDRYLQNFVTAYREPTLDGLAESARSIGYALDLSGHSVFARTVRGNLNVMNAVLSAELLVTEEVNRKSSTSLNYPVFTLFLSLSDALLARAGHSGDVVHDVTKEFERAFRDAFRRMQNVGVSPYYEEAFLQDGRPARLKVEAFKAFRTGESIEEPEVRGADYTANAVKGVVLMGTGDSELGSCPHMRRIAKRVLPSLLQSGGDIIGSEAFCASVIAPMLEALRGFASQED, from the coding sequence GTGAATGTGAATCTATACTGCGATGAGTCTGGAAACGGAGGGCCTAACTACTTCGATCTGGAGCAGCCAGTACATGTGCTTGCGGGACTTCTGGTGCCAGATGATGCGAGAGGTAAGCTCGTAGGCTTTATCCAAAAGGTTCGCAATGAGTACCCACAGGGAAAGGAGACGAAAGGGAAGACGCTACTCAAATCCCCCAGGGGGCGCCGTGTGCTGGCGGACTTTATTGATGACGTGGCCAGCGTGGGATGTGGATTTACGTTCGTTGTCGCGGAGAGGCGGTATTGCGCGGCTGCAAAAATCGTCGAGACGTTCTTTGACCCAGGCCATAATCCGAGTGCCGAGTGGTTGCCTACGAACGCCAATGTGGCCCGAAAGAAACTTGCTGAGATAATTCAGGCATTGCCGGACAGATATCTTCAAAATTTCGTGACAGCATATAGAGAGCCGACGTTGGATGGATTGGCGGAGTCGGCAAGGTCGATTGGCTATGCGCTAGATTTGAGTGGGCATTCCGTCTTTGCTAGGACCGTTCGGGGGAATCTCAATGTCATGAATGCCGTGCTTTCTGCGGAGTTGTTGGTGACTGAGGAGGTTAATCGTAAGTCCTCTACGAGTCTGAATTATCCGGTATTTACTCTGTTTTTGAGTCTCAGTGATGCGCTGCTTGCTAGGGCGGGGCACTCTGGAGATGTCGTCCATGACGTGACGAAGGAGTTTGAACGGGCGTTTCGGGATGCGTTTCGCAGAATGCAGAATGTGGGTGTTTCTCCGTATTATGAAGAGGCTTTTCTCCAGGATGGGCGACCGGCGCGACTCAAAGTAGAGGCCTTCAAAGCCTTCCGAACAGGGGAGTCGATAGAGGAGCCCGAAGTGCGTGGGGCCGATTACACTGCAAATGCCGTAAAGGGAGTCGTGCTCATGGGGACGGGCGATAGTGAACTGGGGTCGTGCCCTCACATGCGTCGAATTGCGAAGAGGGTGCTCCCGTCTTTGCTTCAGTCTGGCGGAGACATAATCGGCTCCGAGGCGTTCTGTGCAAGCGTGATAGCCCCGATGCTGGAGGCTCTTCGCGGCTTCGCGTCGCAAGAGGATTAG